A window of bacterium genomic DNA:
TCTTTTGCCATCGAACTCAATGCCGCCACCGACAATCCCCTGGTGTTTGCCGAAGACAACGAAGTGCTCTCCGGCGGCAACTTTCACGGCCACCCGCTGGCGATTGCCTGCGATCTCATCGCCATGCTGGCCACGCACCTCGCCGGCATGAGCGAGCGCCGTATCGCTTTCATGATGGACACCGCGCTGAGTGAATTGCCGCCGTTCCTGGTGAAGAACAGCGGCCTGCATTCCGGATTCATGATTGCGCACGTGGCCGCCGCCAGCCTAGTTTCCGAAAACAAAGTGCTCAGCCATCCGGCCTCGGTGGATTCGATTCCGACCTCGGCGAACCAGGAAGATTTCGTCAGCATGGGCGCGCACGCCGCGGTAAAGGCGCGCACCGCGGTGCAGAATGCCATGACGGTGCTGGCGATCGAGCTGGTCTGCGCCTGCCAGGCGCTGGATCTGCGGCTGCCGCTGGCGCCGGGGCCGGCCGCCAAGGCGGTGCGCGATCTCGTGCGCGCGCAGGTGCCGCCGTTGATGGAAGATCGCGTGCTGGCGGATGACCTGGCTGCCGCCACGCGCCTGCTCGCCAGCGGCGCCGTTTTGCGTGAAGCTGAAAATGTCATTGGAGAGTTGTGACATGGAAAAGATCATCGGTGAAGCCTTGACCTTTGACGACGTGCTGCTGGTGCCGCAAGCTTCCGCGGTGCTGCCCGGCGAGGTGGATTTGAAGACCGGATTTACCCGGCGCATCGCTTTGAATATTCCGCTGGTGAGCGCAGCCATGGACACCGTCACCGAAGCCAACCTTGCCATTGCGCTGGCGCGCCAGGGCGGCATCGGCATCATTCACAAGAACATGTCCCTCGAGAAGCAGGCCGCCGAAGTCGATGCGGTGAAGCGCTCGGAAAGCGGCATGATCTACAACCCCATCACGCTCGCGCCCGACAACACCGTGCGCGAGGCGTTGCAGCTCATGAGCCGCTATCACATCTCCGGCATTCCGGTGGTGGAAGGCGAGCTGCTGGTCGGCATTCTCACCAATCGCGATTTGCGTTTCGAAGACAACGTCGAGCTGCCGATTCACCAGGTGATGACCAAGGACAATCTCATCACCGCGCCGCTGGGTACCACCCTGGAAGCCGCCGAGCGCCTGCTGCAAGAGCATCGTATCGAAAAGCTGCCGATCGTGGACAAGCGCGGCAAGCTCAAGGGCCTGATCACGGTCAAGGACATCAAGAACAAGAAAATGTATCCCAACGCGGCCAAGGATGAGCGCGGCCGCTTGCGGGTGGGCGCGGCGGTGGGGGTCAGCCGCGACACTTTGGACCGCGCCGCAGCGCTGGTGCAGGCGCATGCGGATGTATTGGTGATCGACACCGCCCATGGTCATTCCGAGGGCGTGATCAATGCCGTGCGGCAACTGCGCGAAGCCTATCCCGAAATCGATTTGATCGCCGGCAATGTCGCGACCGAAGCCGGCGCGCTGGCGCTGATCGAGGCCGGCGTCGATGCGGTGAAAGTGGGCATCGGCCCGGGATCGATTTGCACCACGCGCGTGGTGGCGGGCGTGGGCGTGCCGCAAATCACCGCCGTGATGGATTGCGCCAAAGTGTGCCGCAAGTTCGATGTTCCCATGATTGCCGACGGCGGCATCAAGCAGACCGGCGATATTGCCAAGGCGATTGCCGCGGGCGCCGATTCCGTGATGCTGGGCAACATGCTGGCGGGCACGGAAGAAAGTCCCGGCGAGATGATTTATTTGGAGGGGCGCAGCTACAAAACCTATCGCGCCATGGGTTCAATCGCCGCCATGCGTCAGGGCAGCAGCGATCGCTATTTTCAGGAGGGCCGGAAGAAATTGGTGCCGGAGGGAATTGAAGGCCGCGTGCCGAATCGCGGCAAACTGGCGGACGTGGTGTTTCAAATGACCGGCGGCTTGCGCGCCGCCATGGGTTACGTCGGCGCCGCCACCATCGCCGAACTGCAGGAAAAAGCCCGCTTCGTGCGCATCACTTCCGCCGGCTTGCGGGAAAGCCATCCGCATGACGTGATCATCACCCACGAAGCGCCGAACTACAAGCTGCACGGCAATGTCTGAAGCCGCGGCGGAAATCCCAGCCGCCGGACAACTCCCAATTCATAAAATTGTACGGAGATTTCTGCCGGCAATTCATCGGCGGGAAAACTAGCGCAGCGCTGCCAATGACCCCACCATCGCCGGCGTGAGCGCAAAAACCCGGATGGCGTCATCGGCCAGCACAAACGCCGGACAAATCATGCGGAGCATGCTTTTCACGTTGAGCAGCATGTTGCCCAGCATTTCCAGAGAGACGCCGCTGGTCGTGAGTTTGCCGATGTATTCCTCATCATCGATGTGCAGCACCTGCAGAAACGCCGGATCTTTTTCGTTGAAGAATGGCTTCATGGAGGGAAGGCTGGCGTCAAGCTGATCGCGCAGCCGGTTACTCACCTTGGTTCCCACCAAAATCAGATTGCCGTTGCTCGTCATATTTTCCTCGTGGCATGGCCGCAAAGTCAGTTGAAACCAGAAGTGATGAATGCCGGATTGAACCTCTGCCTGGCGCCCCTCCGGCAGCAGGAGAGCGCAGAACGCTTTTTTTACTGTCACCTACGGCCCACCCGCACGGTCGCCGGCGCGCTTTCCTCCGGCGGTAACCGCCGGTGAACATTCCCTCTTCCCCATGCGCCTGCGGCCTCACTGCACGCGCAGCTCGCAAATCTTGCGGAAATGATAGCCGTACACCGCCAGTGAGATGGCAAGCGGCAGCACCCGCGGCCGGCAGGCCAATGTCCACCAAAAGAGCTTCCAGTAGTGCACGCGTTCGCTGCCCAGCAGACCCAGGCGGTAGATCGAACGCAGCAGCGCCAGCAGTTGCTCGGAGAGGTGTTGGAAGTGCAGCGGCGCTTTGATTTTCGGCGGCTGGTATTCGCGCAGAAAGGTTTTGACGCGTTGGTAGTAGGCTTCCGGCGAGTAGATGTGATCCAGCACGTAACGGTAGCCTTTGCGCAGCGTTTCCAGACTCATCGCCGGGATGATGTTGGTGGTGCCGTCGACGTTGTCGCCCGACATGCGCTCGAGCAAGCGGCCGGCCTGCTTGAGGCGCTGGTAGAGCGCGGTGCCAGGCGGGGCCTGCAGCAAGCCCACCATCGCGGTCACGATGCCGCTTTGCTGAATGAAATCGACCAGCCGCTGAAAGGTGGAAGGTGAGTCGCTGTCGAAACCGAGAATGAAACCGGCCTGCACCTGCAAGCCGGCGCGCTGGATGCGTTTCACGTCGCCGATGAGATCACGGCGCAGATTCTGCTTTTTGCTGCATTCCGCCAGGCTTTGCTCCTCCGGTGTTTCGATGCCGATAAACACCGAATTGAAACCGGCAGCGGCCATCATCTCCAGCAATTGCGCGTCGTCGGCCAGGTTGATCGAAGCCTCGGTGAAAAAGGAAATGCCGCGTTTGCCCTGCCGCCAGGCGATGAGTGCCGGCAACAGCTCGGTTTTGAGGCTGCGCTTGTTGCCGATGAGATTGTCATCCACGAAGAAGACGTTGCGGCGCCAGCCCTGGGCATAGAGACTGTCCAACTCGGCGATGATTTGCGCCGCGCTTTTGGTGCGCGGCCGGTGGCCGAGCAGCGTGGTGACATTGCAAAAATCACAGTTGTAGGGGCAGCCGCGCGAGTATTGGATACTCATCGAAGCATAGCCGTCAAGCTCCGCGAGGTGCCAAAGCGGCACCGGCGTGGTCAGCATGTCGGCAAATTCGGAGGTGGAGTAGAGGCGCTGGGCGCGGCCGTGCGCCAGGTCTTGCAGGAAGGGAGGCAGGGTCAGCTCGGCTTCATTCAACACGAAATGATCGACGTTGTTGAAATCGGCGTGCTCGGCGGTGAACAGCGGCCCGCCGGCGACGACTTTCACGCCGGCCGCCTGGCAGCGGCTGATCACCTGTTGTGCGGAGGGCCGCTGCACCGTCATCGCGCTCACGAAGGCATAGTCGGCCCAGGCCAGGTCTTCCGGCGCGAGCTGCCTGACATTGAGATCGATCAGGCGTTTGTTCCACGCCGTCGGCAACATGGCGGCGACGGTGAGCAAACCCAGGGGCGGCAGCGAGGCGCGTTTGCGGATGAAGCGCAGCGCATGCCGGAAACTCCAAAACGTGTCGGGGAACTCCGGGTAAATCAAGAGGACGTTCATCTTTCAGTTCCTTTGCTTTACACCAGGAATGCCGGTTGCCGGCAGGCGGCAGCGCGGCATTCCCAAATTCCCATCGAACGAGGCTCACCAGGAACGGCGTCCACCGCCGTTGCCGCCGCGGCGTTCGAAGCCACCGCTGCTGCGCCGGTCGTTGGTGCGCGGCCGGGCTTCATTGACGTTCAGCGATTTGCCATCGAGATCGCGGCCGTTCAAGCCGGTCATGGCGGCTTCGGCTTCGCTCTTGGCGGGCATTTCCACAAAGCCAAAGCCTTTGGATTCGCCGCTGAACTTGTCCTTGATGATCTCAGCAGAGGTCACCTGCCCGAATGTTTCGAACATCTGTTGCAGGGCATCGGGGGTGACGCGGCGCGAGAGGTTGCCAACGAAAATCTTCATGAGAAAACCATCCTGAGATTAGATGTGAACAGCATCAGTGTGATTGATGACTAATTGAATGCGAAACGCCGGCTGCGGGACCGGCCCGCGGCCGGGCCGCCGTTGCGCCGGGCATAGCCGCGCGGCGCAAAGCTCCGGTGCCGGCGTTCGCGTGGCTCCGCCGTGGCGGAAGAAACCCGACTGTAATCAAAGCCGGCCAGGGTGTGGCGCGGGATTTTGGCCTTGATCAATTGTTGAATGGCGGAAAAAGCACTTTCCTCCACCGGCGTGACCAGGGTGAGCGCGTCGCCCACAGCTTGGGCGCGGGCCGTGCGGCCGATGCGATGCACGTAGTCCTCCGGCGTCATCGGCACGTCGAAATTGATCACGTGCGAAATGCCGTCGATGTCCAGGCCGCGCGCGGCAATATCGGTAGCCACCAAAATGCGGTAGGCGCGCTCGCGGAATCCTGCGAGCGCAGCCAAACGCTGGCCTTGCGTGCGGTCGCCGTGAATCATCGCGGCCTTGAAACCGCTTTCTTTCAGGCGGCGCGCCAGGCGCTCGGTGCGATCCTTGGTGCGCGCGAACACCAGCACGGATTCCATCTCATGCTGCTGCAACAACGCCATCAGCAACTCGGTTTTGAGATGCATCGGCACCGGATATGCGAACTGGCTCACGCCCTCGGCAGGCGCTGCCTGCCGGCCGACCTGCACCGTGGCCGGGTCGCGCAAAATCTTGCGGCTGAGCTCGAGAATTTCTCTGGGCATGGTGGCGGAAAACATCATGGTCTGGCGCTGCTGCGGCAGGCGGGCGATGATGCGGTTGACATCGGGCAGAAAGCCCATGTCGAGCATGCGATCGGCCTCGTCGAGCACGAGCACTTCTAGGCCGTCAAACCGGCCCACGCCGTTCTTCATGTGATCCAGCAGCCGGCCGGGCGTGGCCACGATGACGTCGGTGGCCAGGCGCAAAGCGCGCTGTTGCGGCGGAATGCCGACGCCGCCGTAGATCGCGGCCGTGTAGAGTTTGGTGTACTGAATAAGGCCTTGCATGACTTCATTGATCTGCGCCGCCAGCTCGCGCGTGGGCGTCAGAATCAGCGCGCGGATTTTGCCGCTCATGATGGGATGCAGCCGGTTCAAGATCGGCAGGGCAAAGGCCGCGGTCTTGCCGGTGCCGGTTTGCGCGCAGCCGATGAGATCCTGGCCGGTGAGGGCAACGGGAATTGCCTGTTCTTGAATCGGAGTCGGCTCATGATAGCCCAACTGGTCGAGCGCTTTGAGCAG
This region includes:
- the guaB gene encoding IMP dehydrogenase — translated: MEKIIGEALTFDDVLLVPQASAVLPGEVDLKTGFTRRIALNIPLVSAAMDTVTEANLAIALARQGGIGIIHKNMSLEKQAAEVDAVKRSESGMIYNPITLAPDNTVREALQLMSRYHISGIPVVEGELLVGILTNRDLRFEDNVELPIHQVMTKDNLITAPLGTTLEAAERLLQEHRIEKLPIVDKRGKLKGLITVKDIKNKKMYPNAAKDERGRLRVGAAVGVSRDTLDRAAALVQAHADVLVIDTAHGHSEGVINAVRQLREAYPEIDLIAGNVATEAGALALIEAGVDAVKVGIGPGSICTTRVVAGVGVPQITAVMDCAKVCRKFDVPMIADGGIKQTGDIAKAIAAGADSVMLGNMLAGTEESPGEMIYLEGRSYKTYRAMGSIAAMRQGSSDRYFQEGRKKLVPEGIEGRVPNRGKLADVVFQMTGGLRAAMGYVGAATIAELQEKARFVRITSAGLRESHPHDVIITHEAPNYKLHGNV
- a CDS encoding B12-binding domain-containing radical SAM protein → MNVLLIYPEFPDTFWSFRHALRFIRKRASLPPLGLLTVAAMLPTAWNKRLIDLNVRQLAPEDLAWADYAFVSAMTVQRPSAQQVISRCQAAGVKVVAGGPLFTAEHADFNNVDHFVLNEAELTLPPFLQDLAHGRAQRLYSTSEFADMLTTPVPLWHLAELDGYASMSIQYSRGCPYNCDFCNVTTLLGHRPRTKSAAQIIAELDSLYAQGWRRNVFFVDDNLIGNKRSLKTELLPALIAWRQGKRGISFFTEASINLADDAQLLEMMAAAGFNSVFIGIETPEEQSLAECSKKQNLRRDLIGDVKRIQRAGLQVQAGFILGFDSDSPSTFQRLVDFIQQSGIVTAMVGLLQAPPGTALYQRLKQAGRLLERMSGDNVDGTTNIIPAMSLETLRKGYRYVLDHIYSPEAYYQRVKTFLREYQPPKIKAPLHFQHLSEQLLALLRSIYRLGLLGSERVHYWKLFWWTLACRPRVLPLAISLAVYGYHFRKICELRVQ
- a CDS encoding RNA-binding protein — its product is MKIFVGNLSRRVTPDALQQMFETFGQVTSAEIIKDKFSGESKGFGFVEMPAKSEAEAAMTGLNGRDLDGKSLNVNEARPRTNDRRSSGGFERRGGNGGGRRSW
- a CDS encoding DEAD/DEAH box helicase — translated: MSFHRFGLHADLLKALDQLGYHEPTPIQEQAIPVALTGQDLIGCAQTGTGKTAAFALPILNRLHPIMSGKIRALILTPTRELAAQINEVMQGLIQYTKLYTAAIYGGVGIPPQQRALRLATDVIVATPGRLLDHMKNGVGRFDGLEVLVLDEADRMLDMGFLPDVNRIIARLPQQRQTMMFSATMPREILELSRKILRDPATVQVGRQAAPAEGVSQFAYPVPMHLKTELLMALLQQHEMESVLVFARTKDRTERLARRLKESGFKAAMIHGDRTQGQRLAALAGFRERAYRILVATDIAARGLDIDGISHVINFDVPMTPEDYVHRIGRTARAQAVGDALTLVTPVEESAFSAIQQLIKAKIPRHTLAGFDYSRVSSATAEPRERRHRSFAPRGYARRNGGPAAGRSRSRRFAFN